One part of the Rhodococcus oxybenzonivorans genome encodes these proteins:
- a CDS encoding ABC transporter permease gives MTALRATLTLLRFTLRRDRIKLPAWVLGIAVMTMYFANALKLAYPTEQDIANVASFARSPAAIMMSGPGYGMDTPTLEAFLANQYALYLMVAAALMNILLVVRHTRLEEEDGRTELVLAGVVGRFAPLTAAMLTALVANTALIVAGTAALAGTGFDASGSLLLLSGFAAVGMVFAAVAALTSQLTEHARAATGWAGAVLGAAFVVRGVGDLAAEHGSALSWLSPIAWSQQTRVFVDPRWWPLTLSAGFAALALACAYRLVARRDIGAGLLAPRLGRADASAALTNPFALAVRLQRGSLIGWALGLSVAGLFYGAFTESIADAFGDLPDDILVIMGGSTGNLVDGYLGLMGFTMAFLASCFAIGSVRRLRSEETAGRADPVLATATSRLTWMGSGVGAAAAGAVLLLGLSGVATGIGAALVTGNTGYVITLELAYLAHTPAVLVVAAVAALLFGLAPKAFALVWILPVFGYLVGTFGPLLQLPGWVQGLSPLGYIPQMPLESFTATPLVVLAALAAVAAAAGLVAFHGRDVAAT, from the coding sequence GCGGGATCGGATCAAGCTGCCCGCCTGGGTGCTCGGGATCGCGGTAATGACGATGTATTTCGCCAATGCCCTGAAACTGGCCTACCCCACCGAGCAGGACATCGCGAACGTCGCCTCCTTCGCCCGCAGCCCCGCCGCGATCATGATGTCCGGCCCCGGCTACGGCATGGATACCCCCACCCTGGAGGCGTTCCTAGCCAACCAGTACGCCCTCTATCTGATGGTCGCGGCGGCGCTGATGAATATTCTGCTGGTTGTGCGGCACACCCGGCTCGAGGAGGAAGACGGGCGTACCGAACTGGTCCTGGCCGGGGTGGTCGGCCGATTCGCGCCGCTGACTGCGGCGATGCTCACCGCCCTCGTCGCGAACACCGCTTTGATCGTGGCCGGCACCGCTGCCCTGGCCGGCACCGGGTTCGACGCCTCCGGTTCGCTGCTGCTTCTATCCGGATTCGCCGCCGTGGGAATGGTTTTCGCTGCGGTCGCAGCGCTGACATCTCAGTTGACCGAGCACGCGCGGGCAGCCACCGGGTGGGCCGGCGCCGTCCTCGGGGCCGCGTTCGTGGTGCGGGGGGTCGGTGACCTTGCCGCCGAGCACGGCAGCGCCCTGTCCTGGCTGTCCCCGATCGCCTGGTCGCAGCAGACCCGGGTGTTCGTCGACCCGCGCTGGTGGCCGCTGACACTGTCGGCCGGGTTCGCCGCGCTCGCCCTGGCCTGCGCCTACCGGCTCGTGGCCCGCCGCGATATCGGGGCGGGTCTGCTGGCCCCGCGTTTGGGGCGGGCCGACGCATCGGCGGCCCTGACGAATCCGTTCGCGCTGGCGGTGCGACTCCAGCGCGGCAGCCTGATCGGCTGGGCGCTCGGGTTGAGTGTGGCCGGGCTGTTCTACGGGGCCTTCACCGAATCGATCGCCGACGCGTTCGGGGACCTGCCCGACGACATCCTGGTGATCATGGGCGGCTCCACCGGCAACCTCGTCGACGGCTACCTCGGGTTGATGGGCTTTACGATGGCGTTCCTCGCTTCCTGCTTCGCGATCGGGTCCGTCAGGCGCCTGCGCAGCGAGGAGACGGCCGGGCGAGCCGACCCGGTGCTGGCCACCGCAACCAGCCGACTGACCTGGATGGGATCGGGGGTGGGCGCGGCGGCTGCGGGGGCGGTGCTGCTACTCGGCCTCTCCGGCGTCGCGACCGGAATCGGGGCGGCGTTGGTGACCGGGAACACCGGCTACGTCATCACGCTCGAGCTCGCGTATCTCGCGCACACCCCCGCGGTCTTGGTCGTGGCCGCGGTAGCCGCGCTGTTGTTCGGTCTCGCACCGAAGGCGTTCGCCCTGGTGTGGATTCTGCCGGTGTTCGGGTACCTGGTCGGCACCTTCGGCCCGCTCCTGCAACTGCCGGGCTGGGTGCAGGGCCTGTCCCCGCTGGGCTACATCCCGCAGATGCCGCTGGAATCATTCACTGCGACACCGCTGGTGGTCCTCGCCGCGCTCGCGGCCGTGGCCGCGGCCGCGGGACTGGTCGCCTTCCACGGCCGGGACGTCGCCGCCACCTGA